The Branchiostoma floridae strain S238N-H82 chromosome 10, Bfl_VNyyK, whole genome shotgun sequence genome has a segment encoding these proteins:
- the LOC118423725 gene encoding vesicular, overexpressed in cancer, prosurvival protein 1-like: protein MKQNMATTGFLVFVIIAAGFSEVHGRYCYSDYSSGEGNYFNCNPGEYCCGTKCCMNSAGAFYSLWYFWLIVLMGIILCSSGGFWYRRRYYQQRIVTTIERQGQNGFVARTTHTMEELPSDSSYCAPRAVAVTSRSAPTNAPNVPVYPIKYTITHTGPYPYPYPYPMPPPNGPPPPYTQAVIGPQAATGHVAPAPPGVVNENCSSSNAAPTATTTTIISG, encoded by the exons ATGAAGCAAAACATGGCGACGACAGGGTTTCTTGTTTTTGTGATCATCGCGGCAGGTTTTTCGGAG GTCCATGGGCGATACTGCTACTCTGACTACAGCAGTGGAGAAGGAAATTACTTCAA TTGTAACCCAGGAGAGTACTGCTGTGGTACTAAGTGCTGTATGAACTCTGCTGGGGCATTCTACTCACTCTGGTACTTCTG GCTGATTGTACTGATGGGGATCATCCTGTGCTCCAGTGGAGGTTTCTGGTACCGACGCCGGTACTACCAGCAGCGCATCGTCACAACCATCGAGAGGCAGGGACAGAACGGATTTGTCGCACGCACCACTCACACCATGGAGGAGCTACCTA GTGATAGCAGCTACTGTGCCCCAAGAGCTGTTGCTGTCACATCGCGATCCGCACCGACAAACGCTCCCAACGTTCCCGTCTATCCAATCAAATACACCATCACGCACACCGGgccctacccctacccctatCCCTACCCCATGCCCCCACCAAACGGCCCTCCCCCTCCCTACACCCAGGCAGTGATAGGCCCACAGGCTGCTACTGGGCATGTAGCACCAGCGCCCCCTGGAGTGGTGAATGAGAACTGCAGCTCCAGTAATGCAGCCCCTACTGCTACCACTACAACTATCATATCTGGGTAA